In a single window of the Nymphalis io chromosome 20, ilAglIoxx1.1, whole genome shotgun sequence genome:
- the LOC126776343 gene encoding EH domain-containing protein 3 isoform X2, protein MFSWLKKEGEKTESIENVVEGLKRIYKTKLLPLELHYQFHDFHSPQLEEPDFDAKPMILLVGQYSTGKTTFIKYLLERDFPGIRIGPEPTTDRFIAVMFDEKEGMIPGNALVVDPKKQFRPLSKFGNAFLNRFQCSTVNSPVLRGISIVDTPGILSGEKQRVDRGYDFTGVLEWFAERVDRIILLFDAHKLDISDEFRRSIEALRGHDDKIRIVLNKADMIDHQQLMRVYGALMWSLGKVLQTPEVARVYIGSFWDQPLRYDVNRRLFEDEEQDLFRDMQSLPRNAALRKLNDLIKRARLAKVHAYIVSELRKEMPSMFGKDGKKKELIKNLGQVYDRIQREMQISPGDFPDIKKMQETLANHDFTKFHPLKPKLLEVVDNMLATDIAHLMDMIPQEDINIVAEPLIKGGAFEGVEDQVSPFGYGRGEGVDAGHGDPEWICSKEKPHYDQIFQGLNPCDGKVTGAAAKTEMVKSKLPNSVLGKIWKLSDIDKDGFLDDEEFALAMHLIRVKIDGHDLPSELPPHLIPPSKRN, encoded by the exons ATGTTTAGCTGGCTTAAGAAAGAAGGCGAAAAAACTGAAAGTATAGAAAATGTCGTCGAGGGTcttaaaagaatttataaaacgaAACTTTTGCCGCTCGAGTTACACTATCAGTTTCACGATTTTCACTCTCCACAGCTCGAAGAACCCGACTTCGATGCTAAGCCGATGATTCTACTCGTAGGCCAGTACTCCACTGGTAAaactacatttattaaatatctcttGGAGAGAGATTTTCCTGGAATTCGTATCGGGCCTGAACCTACAACAGATCGATTTATCGCCGTAATGTTTGATGAAAAAGAAGGCATGATTCCTGGAAATGCGCTCGTCGTAGACCCAAAAAAGCAGTTTCGTCCTCTAAGTAAATTTGGAAACGCCTTTCTCAACAGATTCCAATGTTCGACTGTAAATTCGCCGGTTCTTCGTGGAATTTCTATCGTCGATACTCCTGGTATTCTGTCGGGAGAGAAGCAACGCGTTGATAGAGGATACGATTTTACCGGTGTGCTAGAGTGGTTCGCGGAACGTGTCGATCGTATCATATTGTTGTTTGACGCCCACAAACTCGATATTTCAgatgagttcaggcgcagtatCGAAGCTCTACGCGGCCACGATGACAAAATTCGTATCGTTCTAAACAAAGCTGACATGATCGATCATCAGCAACTAATGCGTGTGTACGGTGCTCTGATGTGGTCTCTGGGTAAGGTGCTGCAAACACCTGAGGTAGCGCGCGTGTATATAGGTTCCTTCTGGGACCAGCCTCTCCGCTATGACGTCAATAGACGACTCTTTGAGGATGAGGAGCAAGACCTCTTTAGAGATATGCAGTCACTACCTCGAAATGCTGCATTACGTAAATTAAATGACTTAATTAAACGGGCTCGCCTCGCTAAAGTACATGCGTACATAGTTAGCGAGTTAAGAAAAGAAATGCCGTCAATGTTTGGTAAAGATGGTAAAAAGAAAGAATTAATAAAGAATTTAGGCCAAGTCTATGATAGAATTCAGAGAGAAATGCAGATTTCTCCTGGTGATTTccctgatataaaaaaaatgcaggaAACTTTAGCTAATCATGATTTTACCAAGTTCCATCCATTAAAACCAAAATTACTAGAAGTGGTAGACAACATGCTGGCGACAGACATTGCACACCTAATGGACATGATCCCACAGGAAGATATCAACATTGTGGCCGAGCCTCTCATTAAAG GTGGTGCTTTCGAGGGCGTTGAAGATCAAGTGTCACCATTCGGGTATGGACGCGGCGAGGGCGTGGACGCCGGACATGGTGACCCAGAGTGGATCTGTAGCAAGGAAAAGCCGCACTACGACCAGATATTCCAGGGCCTCAATCCTTGCGACGGAAAGGTCACCGGAGCCG CGGCCAAGACGGAAATGGTGAAGTCGAAATTACCGAACTCCGTGCTCGGTAAGATCTGGAAGCTTTCGGACATCGACAAGGACGGGTTCCTGGACGACGAGGAGTTCGCTCTGGCGATGCATCTCATCCGCGTCAAGATCGACGGACACGACCTCCCCTCTGAGCTGCCTCCCCACCTCATACCTCCATCCAAACGCAACTGA
- the LOC126776343 gene encoding EH domain-containing protein 3 isoform X1: MFSWLKKEGEKTESIENVVEGLKRIYKTKLLPLELHYQFHDFHSPQLEEPDFDAKPMILLVGQYSTGKTTFIKYLLERDFPGIRIGPEPTTDRFIAVMFDEKEGMIPGNALVVDPKKQFRPLSKFGNAFLNRFQCSTVNSPVLRGISIVDTPGILSGEKQRVDRGYDFTGVLEWFAERVDRIILLFDAHKLDISDEFRRSIEALRGHDDKIRIVLNKADMIDHQQLMRVYGALMWSLGKVLQTPEVARVYIGSFWDQPLRYDVNRRLFEDEEQDLFRDMQSLPRNAALRKLNDLIKRARLAKVHAYIVSELRKEMPSMFGKDGKKKELIKNLGQVYDRIQREMQISPGDFPDIKKMQETLANHDFTKFHPLKPKLLEVVDNMLATDIAHLMDMIPQEDINIVAEPLIKGEPGDPLTAALDRLHVKRGFLQGGAFEGVEDQVSPFGYGRGEGVDAGHGDPEWICSKEKPHYDQIFQGLNPCDGKVTGAAAKTEMVKSKLPNSVLGKIWKLSDIDKDGFLDDEEFALAMHLIRVKIDGHDLPSELPPHLIPPSKRN; this comes from the exons ATGTTTAGCTGGCTTAAGAAAGAAGGCGAAAAAACTGAAAGTATAGAAAATGTCGTCGAGGGTcttaaaagaatttataaaacgaAACTTTTGCCGCTCGAGTTACACTATCAGTTTCACGATTTTCACTCTCCACAGCTCGAAGAACCCGACTTCGATGCTAAGCCGATGATTCTACTCGTAGGCCAGTACTCCACTGGTAAaactacatttattaaatatctcttGGAGAGAGATTTTCCTGGAATTCGTATCGGGCCTGAACCTACAACAGATCGATTTATCGCCGTAATGTTTGATGAAAAAGAAGGCATGATTCCTGGAAATGCGCTCGTCGTAGACCCAAAAAAGCAGTTTCGTCCTCTAAGTAAATTTGGAAACGCCTTTCTCAACAGATTCCAATGTTCGACTGTAAATTCGCCGGTTCTTCGTGGAATTTCTATCGTCGATACTCCTGGTATTCTGTCGGGAGAGAAGCAACGCGTTGATAGAGGATACGATTTTACCGGTGTGCTAGAGTGGTTCGCGGAACGTGTCGATCGTATCATATTGTTGTTTGACGCCCACAAACTCGATATTTCAgatgagttcaggcgcagtatCGAAGCTCTACGCGGCCACGATGACAAAATTCGTATCGTTCTAAACAAAGCTGACATGATCGATCATCAGCAACTAATGCGTGTGTACGGTGCTCTGATGTGGTCTCTGGGTAAGGTGCTGCAAACACCTGAGGTAGCGCGCGTGTATATAGGTTCCTTCTGGGACCAGCCTCTCCGCTATGACGTCAATAGACGACTCTTTGAGGATGAGGAGCAAGACCTCTTTAGAGATATGCAGTCACTACCTCGAAATGCTGCATTACGTAAATTAAATGACTTAATTAAACGGGCTCGCCTCGCTAAAGTACATGCGTACATAGTTAGCGAGTTAAGAAAAGAAATGCCGTCAATGTTTGGTAAAGATGGTAAAAAGAAAGAATTAATAAAGAATTTAGGCCAAGTCTATGATAGAATTCAGAGAGAAATGCAGATTTCTCCTGGTGATTTccctgatataaaaaaaatgcaggaAACTTTAGCTAATCATGATTTTACCAAGTTCCATCCATTAAAACCAAAATTACTAGAAGTGGTAGACAACATGCTGGCGACAGACATTGCACACCTAATGGACATGATCCCACAGGAAGATATCAACATTGTGGCCGAGCCTCTCATTAAAG GGGAGCCCGGCGACCCGCTGACGGCCGCGCTGGACCGCCTGCATGTCAAACGTGGCTTCCTGCAAG GTGGTGCTTTCGAGGGCGTTGAAGATCAAGTGTCACCATTCGGGTATGGACGCGGCGAGGGCGTGGACGCCGGACATGGTGACCCAGAGTGGATCTGTAGCAAGGAAAAGCCGCACTACGACCAGATATTCCAGGGCCTCAATCCTTGCGACGGAAAGGTCACCGGAGCCG CGGCCAAGACGGAAATGGTGAAGTCGAAATTACCGAACTCCGTGCTCGGTAAGATCTGGAAGCTTTCGGACATCGACAAGGACGGGTTCCTGGACGACGAGGAGTTCGCTCTGGCGATGCATCTCATCCGCGTCAAGATCGACGGACACGACCTCCCCTCTGAGCTGCCTCCCCACCTCATACCTCCATCCAAACGCAACTGA
- the LOC126776368 gene encoding actin-related protein 10, which translates to MALYEGIALIQEKQAVVLDLGTDYTKFGFTGEAAPRCIIPSEYWCTSERKFKRVYDYNNEEELYDNLVHMLHLLYFRHVLVNPKERKVVVVESLLSPTLFRETLAKVLFLHYEVSGVMWADSARLCALTLGAPVALVVSLGARDAEVVAVVHGCPVLQAIQTQPLGARAIHDELARLLDRDNDTELHLPEHVLEDIKVRACFVPPRARALQLAEGAGAAGGAPAARAAHYTRAQCSLTVSGAARELAAEPLFARDNELASLPDAVLQCIALCPIDARRELAENILVTGGSAALPGLKARLAQELRHLVTLPPYRECLRISKFKFHTAPAHDNSVAWVGGALCGAADGGSRALARDVYARERRLADWPSLLHTTPPTHPHWEALAEVE; encoded by the exons ATTTGGTTTCACCGGAGAAGCTGCACCACGTTGTATCATTCCATCTGAATACTGGTGTACCTCTGAGAGGAAGTTCAAGAGAGTGTATGACTACAATAATGAAGAGGAGCTTTATGACAATCTTGTGCACATGCTGCATTTACTGTACTTCAG GCATGTATTGGTCAATCCGAAGGAAAGGAAAGTAGTCGTCGTGGAGTCCTTACTCTCTCCCACATTGTTCCGGGAGACACTCGCTAAAGTACTCTTTCTTCATTACGAG GTGTCGGGCGTCATGTGGGCGGACAGCGCGCGTCTGTGCGCGCTCACGCTGGGCGCGCCCGTCGCGCTCGTCGTGTCGCTCGGCGCGCGGGACGCCGAAGTAGTCGCGG TCGTGCACGGCTGTCCCGTCCTGCAAGCGATACAGACGCAGCCGCTCGGCGCCCGCGCCATACACGACGAGCTGGCGCGACTACTCGACAGGGACAACGACACCGAGCTGCATCTGCCCGAACACGTGCTCGAGGACATCAAAG TGCGCGCCTGCTTCGTCCCTCCCCGCGCGCGCGCGCTGCAGCTGGCGGAGGGCGCGGGGGCCGCGGGGGGGGCGCcggccgcgcgcgccgcgcacTACACGCGCGCGCAGTGCTCGCTCACCGTGAGCGGCGCGGCGCGCGAGCTGGCCGCCGAGCCGCTGTTCGCGCGCGACAACGAGCTGGCGTCGCTGCCCGACGCCGTGCTGCAGTGCATCGCGCTGTGCCCCATCGACGCGCGCCGCGAGCTCGCCGAGAACATCCTCGTGACGGGCGGCTCGGCCGCGCTGCCCGGCCTTAAGGCGCGCCTCGCGCAGGAGCTGCGCCATCTGGTCACTCTGCCGCCCTACAG GGAATGCCTCCGCATTTCGAAGTTCAAGTTCCACACGGCGCCCGCGCACGACAACTCGGTGGCGTGGGTGGGCGGCGCGTTGTGCGGCGCGGCGGACGGCGGCTCGCGCGCACTCGCCCGCGACGTGTACGCCCGCGAGCGGCGCCTCGCCGACTGGCCCAGCCTGCTGCACACCACGCCGCCCACGCACCCGCACTGGGAAGCGCTCGCGGAAGTCGAGTAG
- the LOC126776394 gene encoding small glutamine-rich tetratricopeptide repeat-containing protein beta-like produces MSEIKIVAASIVNFLKQQLDSDTLSVDSRESVEVGVQCIETAFELSPEELARGVDLLQLVRQQRGGAPRVDRAEAEKLKNEGNELMKSERHREALEKYSRAIELDPQNSVFFCNRAAAHFKLGEHESAVADCMAALALQPNYGKAHGRLGIALTAMNRHAEAHAAFARAAQLEPDNESYKQNLKLAEERLAQRDGDRRLDLGGLLQNTALLNMATEMLADPNMQNLISGLMTTTTPNPANGAAAGGGGMNALLEAGQALAQHMQSANPDLVEQLRRQMRPPGPGDNQPPPSQ; encoded by the coding sequence ATGTCGGAAATAAAAATAGTAGCAGCTAGTATAGTTAACTTTCTTAAACAACAACTGGACAGTGATACTCTGAGCGTTGATTCCCGAGAGAGCGTGGAAGTTGGAGTACAATGCATTGAAACGGCGTTTGAATTATCACCTGAGGAACTTGCACGAGGTGTGGATTTGCTTCAACTAGTTAGACAACAGCGCGGTGGTGCGCCACGGGTCGATCGTGCCGAGGCCGAGAAGTTGAAGAACGAAGGTAATGAACTCATGAAGTCGGAGCGTCATCGTGAGGCTCTCGAGAAATATTCGCGTGCTATCGAACTGGATCCACAAAACTCTGTGTTTTTCTGTAATCGAGCAGCCGCTCACTTTAAGCTGGGAGAGCACGAATCTGCAGTTGCAGATTGCATGGCAGCATTAGCCTTGCAACCGAACTATGGAAAAGCTCATGGTCGCCTGGGGATTGCTCTCACTGCGATGAACCGCCATGCGGAAGCTCATGCTGCATTTGCTCGAGCTGCTCAGCTTGAACCAGATAATGAATCTTATAAGCAAAATTTGAAGCTTGCTGAGGAACGTTTGGCCCAGCGCGATGGTGACCGCAGACTAGATCTAGGTGGCTTGCTACAAAATACAGCCTTATTAAATATGGCAACAGAAATGCTTGCTGACCCAAACATGCAGAATCTTATATCCGGTTTGATGACTACCACTACTCCTAACCCTGCTAATGGTGCGGCTGCTGGCGGTGGTGGTATGAATGCACTATTAGAAGCGGGCCAAGCACTTGCACAACACATGCAATCGGCCAATCCCGATTTAGTAGAGCAGCTACGACGTCAGATGCGCCCACCAGGCCCTGGTGACAACCAACCCCCTCCTTCACAGTAA